A window of the Cystobacter fuscus genome harbors these coding sequences:
- a CDS encoding patatin-like phospholipase family protein — MPYRILSMDGSSISGGEGYVTAGLLRALRQMLDSRGNKQPLLNSVDLFAGSSAGAFNAAFLAAEADPDAALAKIIDFWGQVVSMNKKGVSPGRFLKALAGVSSLLDSSYMRDFFCDYFGSTLRLGDLKHKVAIASYQLDGKRKGMRTWKAKIFHNTSPESDADLDELVVDVLMRSGSPPLSYPIYQGIKQRGSGYVDGGLFANNPSLVGLAQGISILSRKSKNDAVETLETEQPDMTDILLFSVGNGQMSTYLAPEFHHGVANWGFAKWLLDAHNPMILIKMLLEAGAEAVHYQCRMILRKEYLRLNPVVEKRLSATDLKQVEAVLQTLLASQSTMDHLERARKWVSKSGWLGEAPANPSPQGA; from the coding sequence ATGCCGTATCGAATTCTGTCGATGGATGGTTCGTCCATATCTGGCGGAGAGGGTTATGTGACCGCGGGCCTGCTGAGGGCGCTCCGGCAGATGCTCGATTCCAGGGGAAACAAGCAGCCGCTGCTGAATTCCGTGGATCTGTTCGCGGGCTCATCGGCGGGTGCCTTCAACGCGGCGTTCCTGGCCGCCGAGGCGGATCCGGATGCCGCCCTCGCCAAGATCATCGACTTCTGGGGCCAGGTCGTCTCCATGAACAAGAAGGGAGTGTCCCCCGGGCGCTTCCTGAAGGCGTTGGCGGGTGTCAGCTCGCTCCTCGACTCGAGCTACATGCGCGACTTCTTCTGCGACTACTTCGGCTCGACGCTGAGGCTCGGGGATCTCAAGCACAAGGTGGCGATCGCGTCCTACCAGCTCGATGGAAAGCGGAAGGGGATGCGGACCTGGAAGGCCAAGATCTTCCACAACACCAGCCCTGAAAGTGACGCCGATCTGGACGAGCTGGTGGTGGATGTCTTGATGCGGAGCGGCTCGCCGCCGCTCTCCTATCCCATCTACCAGGGGATCAAGCAGAGGGGGAGCGGCTACGTGGACGGAGGCTTGTTCGCCAACAATCCGTCGCTCGTGGGGCTGGCCCAGGGCATCAGCATCCTGAGCCGCAAGAGCAAGAACGATGCGGTGGAGACGCTGGAGACCGAGCAGCCGGATATGACGGACATCCTGCTGTTCTCGGTGGGCAACGGGCAGATGTCCACGTATCTGGCACCGGAGTTCCATCACGGCGTCGCCAACTGGGGCTTCGCCAAGTGGCTCCTGGACGCCCACAACCCCATGATCCTGATCAAGATGTTGCTCGAGGCGGGCGCGGAGGCCGTGCACTACCAGTGCCGCATGATCCTCCGGAAGGAATACCTCCGGCTGAACCCCGTTGTCGAAAAGCGCCTCTCCGCGACCGATCTCAAGCAGGTGGAGGCGGTCCTCCAGACGCTGCTGGCCTCGCAGTCCACCATGGATCATCTCGAGCGAGCGCGGAAGTGGGTGTCGAAGTCGGGCTGGCTGGGTGAGGCCCCTGCCAACCCGTCGCCCCAAGGGGCCTAG
- a CDS encoding ArsA family ATPase, producing MARLILVTGGGGAGKTVVAAATGLAASRRGVRTGIVSFGLSQSLGRTFGLEEPLFPATRGQPVRINEHLDIQELDVQEELRRGWSHGRGSLAALLGEGLENVSAEEVAITPGLEELVTLLRLSELLREQRYELLIVDCPSTTEALRLVSSASALGWYARRQSSPARKARSGLLTARSCREPGALQEAQDRLAAVDELLRDPAVTTLRLVATAGKVSVQETQRAYTYFSLHGITTDCVFINRLAPGGESTQQPHVEKLQSVFAPLQVVKATLHSSEVVGEVPLEAFMEQLYAGEDPVQPMVSQAPLGFSKEAVDAYRLELKLPFTTKDDIDISRREEELVVRVGAVRRNILLPRMMALLPTVGARMEGDRLIVNFRKERGG from the coding sequence GTGGCCAGGCTCATTCTTGTCACGGGAGGTGGTGGCGCCGGGAAGACGGTCGTGGCGGCCGCGACCGGCCTGGCGGCTTCGCGCCGGGGCGTTCGCACGGGGATTGTCTCGTTTGGCCTCTCCCAGAGCCTGGGCCGCACGTTTGGCCTCGAGGAGCCGCTGTTCCCAGCCACCAGGGGACAGCCGGTCCGCATCAACGAGCACCTGGACATCCAGGAGCTCGATGTCCAGGAAGAGCTGCGGCGCGGCTGGAGTCACGGCCGCGGCTCCCTGGCCGCGCTCCTGGGCGAGGGGCTGGAGAACGTGAGCGCGGAGGAAGTGGCGATCACTCCCGGCCTGGAAGAGCTCGTCACCCTCCTGCGGCTGAGCGAGCTCCTCCGGGAGCAGCGGTACGAGCTGCTCATCGTGGACTGTCCGTCCACGACGGAGGCGCTGCGCCTGGTCAGCAGTGCGTCGGCCCTGGGTTGGTATGCCCGGAGGCAGTCATCTCCGGCGCGCAAGGCTCGAAGTGGGCTACTGACAGCCAGGAGTTGCCGTGAGCCAGGGGCGCTCCAGGAGGCGCAAGACAGGCTGGCGGCAGTGGACGAGCTGCTGCGCGACCCGGCCGTGACGACCCTGCGGCTGGTGGCCACCGCCGGGAAGGTATCAGTTCAGGAGACCCAGCGGGCGTATACCTACTTCAGCCTCCATGGCATTACCACCGACTGCGTCTTCATCAATCGCCTCGCGCCAGGAGGGGAGAGCACGCAGCAGCCTCACGTCGAGAAGCTCCAGAGTGTCTTCGCTCCGCTTCAGGTGGTGAAGGCCACACTCCACTCCAGCGAGGTGGTGGGCGAGGTCCCGCTCGAGGCATTCATGGAGCAGCTCTACGCGGGGGAGGATCCGGTGCAGCCCATGGTCTCGCAGGCCCCCCTCGGGTTCAGCAAGGAAGCGGTGGATGCGTACCGGCTGGAGCTCAAGCTCCCCTTCACGACCAAGGACGACATCGACATCTCCCGGCGCGAGGAAGAGCTCGTCGTCCGGGTGGGGGCCGTCCGGCGCAACATCCTGCTTCCCAGAATGATGGCGCTCCTGCCCACGGTAGGGGCTCGTATGGAAGGTGATAGACTCATCGTGAATTTCCGGAAAGAGAGAGGTGGTTGA